The following coding sequences are from one Lolium rigidum isolate FL_2022 chromosome 6, APGP_CSIRO_Lrig_0.1, whole genome shotgun sequence window:
- the LOC124662349 gene encoding DNA repair protein recA homolog 2, mitochondrial-like — protein sequence MGVLSSSPALLRQAAALVSGAGRRCSRPSAPSHLGRLPIQVLAHLHSPLPLAPYSVLSHVWTIASITLRLRCEHLSSIAVASLETSISGMLHLLIGCSTLYACKILTLATFLLCYLLEWGKRRIPSVLVTRLSHVNHRNLCKISVDMQLDYESDPPPDDAKTFEKESTLNGAVSQLASDFDRDSNLTLERFSRTRRASVISTGSLKLDLALGIGGLPKGRMVEIFGKESSGKTTLALHVVKEAQKNGGYCAYIDAENAFNTSVAEAIGVDIDKLLIAQPDSAENSLSIVNTLVGGSIDVVVVDSVAALLPKCELEGEIHMKYADLQSRLMTRALRKIQYTLSRSETLIIFVNQVRTRRDPFSGLYKETTCGGNALGFYSAVRMRTSRRKLRYSEDQATGIGISVEIIKNKLAPATLKEAGIDIRFGRGICYESEILEMASSHGVIVKEGCGYWINGKLLPDKGEAEKFLLENDAVADDICSTMRSELFER from the exons ATGGGCGTCCTTTCCTCGTCCCCCGCTCTCCTCCGACAAGCCGCCGCCCTCGTCTCCGGCGCGGGCCGCCGCTGCTCCAGGCCATCCGCGCCCTCTCACCTCGGCCGCCTACCCATCCAGGTGCTTGCTCATCTCCACTCCCCACTCCCCCTCGCTCCCTACAGCGTTTTGTCCCATGTGTGGACAATAGCTTCCATTACTCTGCGCCTGCGGTGCGAGCACCTCAGTAGTATTGCTGTTGCTTCTCTTGAAACATCAATCTCTGGAATGCTTCATTTGCTCATAGGTTGCAGTACGCTGTACGCATGTAAAATCCTAACGCTGGCCACTTTTCTTCTCTGCTATTTGCTAGAATGGGGCAAGCGACGCATACCGTCGGTTCTGGTCACGAGGCTGTCTCATGTCAACCACAG GAATCTGTgcaaaatttcagttgatatgcaGCTAGACTACGAAAGTGATCCCCCACCAGATGATGCGAAAACTTTCGAGAAAGAGTCAACACTGAATGGTGCCGTCTCTCAACTCGCAAGTGATTTTGATAGAGATTCCAATCTCACTTTGGAGCGCTTCTCCCGGACAAGGCGTGCATCTGTCATTTCAACCGGTTCACTTAAGCTTGATCTCGCTCTTGGCATTGGAGGATTACCAAAG GGTAGAATGGTTGAAATATTTGGGAAAGAGTCATCTGGAAAGACAACACTTGCACTTCATGTTGTGAAGGAAGCCCAGAAGAATGGAG GTTATTGTGCTTATATTGATGCAGAAAATGCTTTCAACACTTCAGTTGCAGAAGCAATTGGTGTGGACATTGATAAACTCCTAATAGCTCAACCTGATTCTGCTGAAAACTCCTTAAGCATAGTGAACACTCTTGTTGGTGGATCCATTGATGTTGTTGTCGTGGATAGT GTGGCAGCACTTCTTCCCAAATGTGAACTTGAAGGTGAAATACACATGAAATATGCAGACCTACAATCCCGTTTAATGACTCGGGCACTTCGAAAAATTCAATACACATTAAGTCGCTCAGAAACACTTATTATTTTTGTGAATCAG GTTAGAACAAGGCGGGATCCATTTTCTGGTCTCTACAAGGAGACGACCTGTGGTGGCAATGCATTAGGGTTCTATTCAGCAGTCAGAATGCGGACTTCGAGAAGGAAACTGCGCTATAGCGAAGACCAG GCTACTGGCATCGGTATATCAGTTGAGATCATCAAGAACAAACTAGCTCCAGCAACTTTGAAGGAAGCTGGTATCGACATCAGGTTTGGTAGGGGAATCTGCTATGAATCAGAGATTCTGGAGATGGCTTCTTCCCATGGAGTTATTGTGAAGGAAGGGTGTGGGTATTGGATCAACGGCAAGTTACTGCCTGACAAGGGAGAAGCGGAGAAGTTCCTGCTTGAGAATGATGCCGTGGCAGATGACATCTGCAGTACCATGAGAAGCGAACTCTTTGAAAGGTGA